The genomic stretch GATTTGACCAACTTCACCTCCGTCTGCAAGGCGTGGCGCGCTGCCGCCGCGGACGACCTGCTGCCTCTCAAGCATCAGATGCCGCGGCTGCTCCTCACCGAGGAGGACTACCCCGGATCGGCCGGGCACACCCGCAGCTTCTACAGCTTGTCGGAGGACAAGATCCACGAGCTGCCCCTCCCGGAGGCCTGCCGCCGACGGTGCGTAGGATCCGCGGACGGCTGGCTCGTGACACTCGGAGAGGCCCTCGAGGGCGAGGAGATGCACATTCTCAATCCGATATCGAGAATCCGGATCCCTCTCCCTTCGCAGTCCACGCTTTTACTGCCGCCCGAAGATTACACGTTTCCAGAAGAACTGATAGCACAAAACCAGACAGCGGGAGGAATGTTAGGACCGAACGGATCAGACGGTGAAGAAGATCTATATGATAGTGGACAAGAAGACGATTACGGAGACGACAATTATGATGACGATTACGATGAAGACGACGAagattatgatgatgatgaagatgatgatgaagaaaaagaggaggaggaggaggaaggagaaacTGATCAGCAGCGCGCGGTGCGGGAGAGGTATCAGAGTTTTATAACAAAGGTGGTCCTATCCTGCAGCCCCGCGAAGAAGGACTCGGACTGCGTGGCGCTCGCCATATACGGATGGTCGGATAACAAGCTCGCCTACGCAAGGCCCGGCGACGCTGCGTGGACTATCTTGAGCTGGGACTGGAAGCAGTTCGCGAACAAGTTGGGCCCGTTCGAGGACGCCGTGTACTACAAGGGGCAGTTCTACGTGATCAATCTCCACGGCACGGTCATGAGATGCAGCGTCCCTCCCGTCGGAAGCGCCGAAGAGCCCTCAGCGGAGGTGATCGCCTTCGGGTTCCCTTACGACGATCTGATTTGGGGAGATTCTACGTATCTAGTCGAACACCAAGGCTCGCTCCTGCAGGTGTTACGAAAGCGGCGGGCTTCGAAGAAGACCAGACCCGATAAGCCGCTGCCGCAGCACCTGACGTTCGGCTTCCACGTCTTCAGGCTCGACCCGTCCAGCAGCGCGTGGGAGATGATAGAGAGCTTAGGAGACGGCGCTCTGTTTCTAGGGATGAACACCTCCGTCTCCGTCTCGGCTGCCGACCTTCGATGGTGCAAGGGGGACTGCATTTACTTTACCGACGGCGACGAGTTGAGCCGCTGGTACGCCA from Ananas comosus cultivar F153 unplaced genomic scaffold, ASM154086v1, whole genome shotgun sequence encodes the following:
- the LOC109705355 gene encoding uncharacterized protein LOC109705355, which encodes MEKMRRPCPCPCPAGDVDAATTAPPSPGPWAELPVGILAKILWRINPDTDLTNFTSVCKAWRAAAADDLLPLKHQMPRLLLTEEDYPGSAGHTRSFYSLSEDKIHELPLPEACRRRCVGSADGWLVTLGEALEGEEMHILNPISRIRIPLPSQSTLLLPPEDYTFPEELIAQNQTAGGMLGPNGSDGEEDLYDSGQEDDYGDDNYDDDYDEDDEDYDDDEDDDEEKEEEEEEGETDQQRAVRERYQSFITKVVLSCSPAKKDSDCVALAIYGWSDNKLAYARPGDAAWTILSWDWKQFANKLGPFEDAVYYKGQFYVINLHGTVMRCSVPPVGSAEEPSAEVIAFGFPYDDLIWGDSTYLVEHQGSLLQVLRKRRASKKTRPDKPLPQHLTFGFHVFRLDPSSSAWEMIESLGDGALFLGMNTSVSVSAADLRWCKGDCIYFTDGDELSRWYAISLGGRLLGGRGAGRDTGYCTLKDWEVHYLDQVASYSPSSPPIWVLPSAGEG